The following coding sequences lie in one Palaemon carinicauda isolate YSFRI2023 chromosome 7, ASM3689809v2, whole genome shotgun sequence genomic window:
- the LOC137644626 gene encoding clumping factor A-like has protein sequence MYQLKDTCTDRESQLEGKSQTSLNLARLHDRARLQDLARLHDWARLHDRARLQDLARLHDWARLHDRARLQDLARLHDWARLHDRAQLHDRARLQDLARLHDRARVHDRARLYDWTQTDKDSDSDTDRYRLRHRQIQTQTQTDTDSDTDSYRLRQVQTQTQTATDLDSDTDSYRLRLRLRLRHRQLQTQTQTGTDSDTDRLRNGNKQKEADRQTETFLPHRFSL, from the exons ATGTATCAGTTGAAGGATACTTGTACTGATAGAGAATCCCAATTAGAAGGAAAATCCCAAACATCGTTGAATCTGGCACGGCTGCACGATCGAGCACGGTTGCAAGATCTTGCGCGGCTGCACGACTGGGCACGGCTGCACGATCGAGCACGGTTGCAAGATCTTGCGCGGCTGCACGACTGGGCACGGCTGCACGATCGAGCACGGTTGCAAGATCTTGCGCGGCTGCACGACTGGGCACGGCTGCACGATCGAGCACAGTTGCACGATCGAGCACGGCTGCAAGATCTTGCGCGGCTGCACGACCGGGCACGGGTGCACGATCGAGCACGGCTGTACGATTGG ACACAGACAGATAAAGACTCAGACTCAGACACAGACAGATACAGACTCAGACACAGACAGATACAGACTCAGACACAGACAGATACAGACTCAGACACAGACAGCTACAGACTCAGACAGGTACAGACTCAGACACAGACAGCTACAGACTTAGACTCAGACACAGACAGctacagacttagacttagacttAGACTCAGACACAGACAGCTACAGACTCAGACACAGACAGGGACAGACTCAGACACAGACAGACTCAGAAACGGAAATAAGCAGAaagaggcagacagacagacagagacgtTTTTACCTCATCGTTTTTCCTTGtga